In one Gossypium hirsutum isolate 1008001.06 chromosome D09, Gossypium_hirsutum_v2.1, whole genome shotgun sequence genomic region, the following are encoded:
- the LOC107931422 gene encoding protein SRC2, which yields MVTFSFFSNALPFSVDAKLSFSLVRENKDLHFLFHFPHFFNNNKKKNPSFLIAMAFRTLDINVISAKGLKNVNLIDKMDVYAVVSLKGDSSKQKLKTPVHKDCGKTPNWNFPVKFTVDESLAKNNKLSIKFKVMCERILGDKELGVVNVPVKELLDSPGDGGSMKFVSFQVRKPSGKPEGTLDFSYKFGDKVSEPVGKNKGDDHPHHQPVTAYPAAHVAAGSSSAVPYGGPGAYPPPPQGAGYGYPPPPPHAVAGYGGYPPQGPPPPGYGYPPPPPGYAYPPPPPGAYGYPPVQQPPKKNSKFGLGLGAGLVGGAIGGMLIGDMVSDAADYDGGFDGGFDF from the coding sequence ATGGTTACCTTCTCTTTCTTCTCCAATGCTCTTCCATTTAGCGTTGACGCAAAGCTATCCTTTTCCCTTGTTAGAGAAAACAAAGATCTTCATTTCCTTTTCCACTTTCCCCACTttttcaacaacaacaaaaaaaagaacCCTTCCTTTCTCATAGCTATGGCGTTTAGAACCTTGGATATCAACGTTATCTCTGCAAAAGGCTTGAAAAACGTCAACCTCATCGATAAAATGGACGTTTACGCCGTCGTTTCACTCAAGGGTGATTCATCGAAGCAAAAATTGAAGACGCCGGTGCATAAAGATTGTGGCAAAACCCCGAATTGGAATTTTCCGGTCAAGTTCACCGTCGATGAATCATTGGCTAAAAACAATAAGCTTAGCATCAAGTTCAAGGTCATGTGTGAACGTATATTGGGTGATAAAGAACTTGGTGTAGTCAACGTTCCGGTCAAAGAGCTTTTGGATTCGCCGGGCGATGGTGGGTCAATGAAATTCGTTAGTTTTCAGGTGAGGAAACCGTCAGGGAAACCTGAAGGGACACTTGACTTTTCTTACAAGTTTGGGGACAAAGTTTCGGAGCCCGTCGGAAAGAATAAGGGTGACGATCATCCTCATCATCAGCCTGTTACTGCGTATCCAGCGGCGCATGTGGCGGCTGGATCGAGTTCTGCTGTTCCGTATGGTGGTCCGGGGGCTTATCCACCACCACCACAAGGTGCTGGGTACGGATACCCTCCTCCGCCGCCGCATGCAGTGGCGGGTTATGGTGGGTATCCACCGCAGGGACCGCCTCCGCCTGGATATGGATATCCACCTCCACCACCGGGGTATGCgtatcctcctccaccaccaGGGGCTTATGGGTACCCACCGGTGCAACAGCCACCGAAGAAGAATAGCAAGTTTGGATTGGGATTGGGTGCCGGGTTGGTTGGAGGAGCGATTGGTGGGATGTTGATCGGAGATATGGTGTCCGATGCGGCGGATTATGATGGCGGCTTCGACGGCGGCtttgatttttga
- the LOC107931392 gene encoding vesicle-associated membrane protein 724 gives MSQEAFIYSFVARGTTILAEYTEFTGNFPAIAAQCLQKLTSSNNKFTYNCDHHTFNFLVEDGYVYCVVAKDSVGKQISIAFLERMKVDFKKRYGGGKADTAMAKSLNKEFGPVLKEHKKYIIEHAEEIEKLLKVKAQVSEVKSIMLENIDKAIDRGESLTTLADKTENLHDQAQAYKNQGTKIHRKMWYQNMKIKMVVLGILLLLVLVIWVSVCHGFDCSD, from the exons ATGAGTCAGGAAGCGTTTATTTACAGCTTCGTTGCTCGAGGAACAACGATCTTGGCCGAGTACACTGAGTTCACTGGAAATTTCCCAGCAATCGCAGCTCAGTGTTTGCAGAAACTCACTTCTTCCAACAACAAGTTTACTTACAACTGTGATCACCATACCTTTAATTTTCTTGTTGAAGATGGTTATG TGTATTGTGTTGTTGCAAAAGATTCTGTTGGAAAGCAAATCTCTATAGCATTTCTCGAACGAATGAAAGTGGACTTCAAGAAACGATACGGGGGTGGAAAAGCCGATACAGCTATGGCCAAAAGTCTCAATAAGGAGTTCGG GCCGGTTTTGAAGGAACACAAGAAATATATCATTGAACATGCTGAAGAGATTGAGAAGCTATTAAAGGTGAAGGCTCAAGTTTCAGAAGTTAAAAGTATAATGTTGGAGAATATTGACAAG GCAATCGATAGAGGAGAAAGCCTAACAACTCTGGCTGACAAAACTGAGAATCTACATGATCAG GCCCAAGCTTACAAGAACCAAGGGACGAAAATCCATCGTAAAATGTGGTATCAAAACATGAAGATAAAGATGGTAGTTCTCGGAATCTTGCTACTTCTAGTACTCGTAATCTGGGTTTCGGTTTGTCACGGATTCGATTGCAGCGACTAG
- the LOC107931436 gene encoding cytosolic sulfotransferase 17 translates to MKTGTTWLKALSFTIATRGHRPSDDGSDMTTVSLRTAVPHDCIPFLEFHEYSTAVTGSEIPLFASHLPYTCLPKSVIHSDCKIVYICRDPKDTFVSMWFFLRKFVAGKNSTDVKLRLHRRRF, encoded by the exons ATGAAAACCGGCACCACTTGGCTCAAGGCCTTGAGTTTCACGATCGCAACCAGGGGTCATCGTCCGAGTGACGATGGCTCCGACATGACGACGGTCTCCCTTCGAACGGCGGTGCCTCACGATTGCATTCCTTTCTTGGAATTCCATGAGTACTCAACTGCGGTCACAG gGTCCGAAATCCCACTTTTTGCATCACACCTTCCATATACATGCTTGCCCAAATCCGTAATCCATTCAGATTGTAAAATCGTATACATTTGCAGAGACCCCAAAGACACATTCGTCTCCATGTGGTTCTTCCTCCGTAAGTTCGTCGCTGGCAAAAACTCGACCGACGTAAAGCTTCGCCTCCATAGACGAAGGTTTTGA
- the LOC107931434 gene encoding flowering-promoting factor 1-like protein 3, whose product MCVYIPYNPIHLPCITSLRAFVKKIRMSGVWVFKNGVVRLVENPGAEPLDGNRQGSSSARRKVLVHVPSNEVITCYEDLESKLLSLGWERYYDDPDLLQFHKRSTVHLISLPRDFNKFKSIHMYDIVVKNRNMFEVRDM is encoded by the coding sequence atgtgtgtatatataccTTACAATCCCATCCACCTCCCATGTATCACTTCCTTAAGAGcctttgttaaaaaaataagaatgtCGGGTGTTTGGGTTTTCAAGAACGGTGTGGTTCGTCTGGTCGAGAACCCTGGAGCGGAGCCATTGGATGGTAACCGTCAAGGTTCGAGTAGTGCACGTCGCAAGGTGCTCGTACATGTTCCTTCCAACGAAGTGATCACTTGCTATGAAGATCTCGAGTCTAAGCTATTGTCTCTTGGGTGGGAGAGGTACTATGATGACCCTGATCTTCTTCAGTTTCACAAACGGTCCACCGTCCATCTGATCTCGCTCCCTAGAGATTTCAACAAGTTCAAGTCCATTCACATGTACGATATCGTCGTAAAAAATCGGAACATGTTTGAAGTTAGGGATATGTAA